One stretch of Hevea brasiliensis isolate MT/VB/25A 57/8 chromosome 12, ASM3005281v1, whole genome shotgun sequence DNA includes these proteins:
- the LOC110644419 gene encoding uncharacterized protein LOC110644419 isoform X2 → MGSTGDEELFDQMVRDYYESESNTPNNIPPIMISSRPQSILQVILLEATDFEKQVLEKILINIRNMGEPSSLKKWVVMRLQMDGYKASLCKTSWVSTFRCSKGDYEYIEVMMNNSSGKPTRVIVDMDFRSQFEVARPTQTYKELIATLPSIFVTTEDRLSKIISLICPATRESLKEKGLHIPPWRKAKYMQSKWLSKNCKKVSVTPNAEMGLEENAEKATIATAAAAVTAKCCPSIF, encoded by the exons ATGGGTAGCACCGGCGATGAAGAACTCTTTGATCAAATGGTTCGAGACTACTATGAATCAGAATCAaacacacccaataatattccACCCATCATGATTTCTTCTAGACCTCAATCCATTTTGCAG GTTATTCTTTTGGAGGCTACTGATTTTGAGAAACAGGTTCTtgaaaaaattttgattaatattaGAAATATGGGAGAACCAAGTAGTCTCAAAAAATGGGTGGTGATGAGATTGCAAATGGATGGCTACAAAGCCTCTCTTTGTAAAACTTCTTGGGTTTCTACTTTCCGTTGCTCTAAAG GGGATTACGAGTATATAGAGGTGATGATGAACAACAGTAGCGGCAAGCCAACAAGAGTAATAGTCGATATGGATTTCAGGTCTCAGTTTGAAGTGGCAAGACCTACGCAGACCTACAAAGAACTCATAGCCACTCTTCCTTCAATCTTTGTTACTACTGAAGATAGACTTAGCAAGATAATCTCTCTTATATGTCCAGCTACAAGGGAATCACTTAAAGAGAAGGGTCTCCATATTCCTCCATGGAGAAAAGCTAAGTACATGCAATCAAAATGGTTGTCCAAGAACTGCAAAAAGGTCTCTGTAACGCCCAACGCTGAAATGGGTTTGGAGGAAAATGCAGAGAAAGCTACTATTGCTACTGCTGCTGCAGCTGTTACTGCTAAATGTTGTCCTTCCATATTTTAG
- the LOC110644419 gene encoding uncharacterized protein LOC110644419 isoform X1: MGSTGDEELFDQMVRDYYESESNTPNNIPPIMISSRPQSILQVILLEATDFEKQVLEKILINIRNMGEPSSLKKWVVMRLQMDGYKASLCKTSWVSTFRCSKVFQYVGDYEYIEVMMNNSSGKPTRVIVDMDFRSQFEVARPTQTYKELIATLPSIFVTTEDRLSKIISLICPATRESLKEKGLHIPPWRKAKYMQSKWLSKNCKKVSVTPNAEMGLEENAEKATIATAAAAVTAKCCPSIF, translated from the exons ATGGGTAGCACCGGCGATGAAGAACTCTTTGATCAAATGGTTCGAGACTACTATGAATCAGAATCAaacacacccaataatattccACCCATCATGATTTCTTCTAGACCTCAATCCATTTTGCAG GTTATTCTTTTGGAGGCTACTGATTTTGAGAAACAGGTTCTtgaaaaaattttgattaatattaGAAATATGGGAGAACCAAGTAGTCTCAAAAAATGGGTGGTGATGAGATTGCAAATGGATGGCTACAAAGCCTCTCTTTGTAAAACTTCTTGGGTTTCTACTTTCCGTTGCTCTAAAG TATTTCAATATGTAGGGGATTACGAGTATATAGAGGTGATGATGAACAACAGTAGCGGCAAGCCAACAAGAGTAATAGTCGATATGGATTTCAGGTCTCAGTTTGAAGTGGCAAGACCTACGCAGACCTACAAAGAACTCATAGCCACTCTTCCTTCAATCTTTGTTACTACTGAAGATAGACTTAGCAAGATAATCTCTCTTATATGTCCAGCTACAAGGGAATCACTTAAAGAGAAGGGTCTCCATATTCCTCCATGGAGAAAAGCTAAGTACATGCAATCAAAATGGTTGTCCAAGAACTGCAAAAAGGTCTCTGTAACGCCCAACGCTGAAATGGGTTTGGAGGAAAATGCAGAGAAAGCTACTATTGCTACTGCTGCTGCAGCTGTTACTGCTAAATGTTGTCCTTCCATATTTTAG